Part of the bacterium genome is shown below.
ACGCAGAGATATTCTCAATAGGTACGAGTTGAATGAGTTTGATCTGATGCTGATTCTTCAGGAAGGTGAAAGGCATGCGTGGCCAACGGAGTGATTCCTTTTGAGCACAGATCAAATAATGATCCTATGTGCGATGTATTCTGATGTTTGGTACGGCATCTCGGAGTTTGGGCAGTGGGGTTGATGGATCTGTTCCGATCTAAATGGAAACACAGCGACTGGAAAGTCCGTAAGGCGGCGGTGGAGAAGCTGACCGACCAAACACTGCTTGCCGAGATCGCAAAGACGGACGCCGACTCTAATGTACGTAGGGTGGCGGTCACGAAGCTGACCGATCCGTCGATCCTCGCCGAGATCGCAAAGACGGACGAGAACCCCGATGTACGCAAAGCAGCGGTGGAGAAACTGACCGACCAACGTCTGCTCACCGAGATTGCAAAGACGGACAAGATCTATAGTGTACGAGAGGCGGCGGTGGAGAAACTGACCGACCAGGGCGTGCTCGCCGAGATCGCAAAGACGGATAAGTTCTACAGTGTCCAAGTGGCGGCGGTGGAGAAACTGACCGACCAGGGCGTGCTCGCCGAGATCGCAAAGACGGATAAGTTCTACAGTGTCCAAGTGGCGGCGGTGGAGAAGCTGACTGACGAGGGTCTGCTCGCAGAGGTGGCAAAGACAGATAGGAATTACGATGCCGGCTTTGCGGCGGTCGAGAAGTTGACCGACCATGTTCTACTCACCGACATAGCGAAGACAGCCGAGCTCTCAGACATGCGACGCGTGGCGGTGTGTAAGCTGAGCGATCAAACGCTGCTGATCGAGATCGCCAAGAACGATACCGATGAGCGCGTGCGTGGAGAAGCGCTGAAGAGGATTAAGGACGATGGACTGCGGGCCGAGATCGCCAGGACTGACGCCAGCCAGT
Proteins encoded:
- a CDS encoding HEAT repeat domain-containing protein — protein: MDLFRSKWKHSDWKVRKAAVEKLTDQTLLAEIAKTDADSNVRRVAVTKLTDPSILAEIAKTDENPDVRKAAVEKLTDQRLLTEIAKTDKIYSVREAAVEKLTDQGVLAEIAKTDKFYSVQVAAVEKLTDQGVLAEIAKTDKFYSVQVAAVEKLTDEGLLAEVAKTDRNYDAGFAAVEKLTDHVLLTDIAKTAELSDMRRVAVCKLSDQTLLIEIAKNDTDERVRGEALKRIKDDGLRAEIARTDASQYVRIDVVNLREICAGFVDFNPGAEGPELAVDLMERWNPELFRKMTQLRPKVVMSCVFKTTLDSLVESLGKHREKNRGDCDLVLQHGEFEIAVKSAGTSRRVKVILATFHQKQEQQIKVLVSDKIKLLPQ